A window of Mycoplasmopsis equigenitalium genomic DNA:
TAATTATCTAAGCGATTCTAGTTCATATTTCGCTAATTTTATGACTGGAATTAACCAGTATAAAGTCAATGTTGATTTAGTAAATTACATCCTTAATTTTGAGGATGAAAAACTCAATGAAAAGGGAATGAATTTAACTCAAATAAAAAGCGTTGCGCTAAAAAATTTGAGTTTTGAATACGAAACAGATAAACCAATTTTTGAAATCAAAAAGTTTAATACAAATAATTCTTTTAGCATCTCTGGTAAAAACGGAAGCGGCAAAACTACGCTTCTAAACGTTCTTGCCAACAATGCTGAATATAAAGGAAGTTTAGAAATTAATGGAATTCAACTCAACCAATTTAACAAACAGCAATATCGAGCTCAAACATACATCAATCTTAATAACGAAATTCTGCCTTCATGTCAAATCATTAACTACGTAACACAATTTGATGAAGAAGCAAAAAATGAATTACTAAGTAATATTCAAAAATATGATTTATATTTAATTCTTAATGATTTCAAAATTGATATCAACAACTTTATCAAAACCAATGGAGAGAATTTATCCACCGGACAAAAAAGTGTAATAAAGCTTTTAAAATTATTTGCTAAAAAATATCATTTAATCTTATTAGATGAAGCGTTTGAAAATATAAACACAAAAAGCAAAAATGATTTATATAAAGCAATTAAAAGTTACCAAAATGAAGCATTTTTTGTTGAAATAAGTCATCAAAATAACAAAATTATTTCCGAGGGGGAGGTGCTTAACATTGTCACAAACACAAAAAACTAAATACCTAGTTTTACTTTTCTTGCTTATTATTATTGGCTGCGCCATCATCCTTTACTTTGTACTTAATTTTAAGGTTCAAAAAACTTTAGAAGTCAAATTACAAGCACAGGACCAAGAATTATTTACCTACATTACAAAGGAACAACGCGAGCATATTCACTTAACCAACAAGTTATTTATTAAAAATAATGGATATATGAGTGAACTAAAAATTAAAGAAATTATTTATGAAGAAGAACAATTCAAAATCATTTTTGATATTAAGATTGACAACATTATTAAAAATAATTTTTTAGACAAAAGAGCATTTTTTATTTTAAAACAACAAAAAATACTCGATATACTGATTGCGACTTAATCGCGCGTTTTCAATTATTTAACTTATAATTTAATAATGAAAAATGAAGAAATCGAGATAAATGTTTCTAATAACGTAG
This region includes:
- a CDS encoding MAG1140 family protein, with translation MSQTQKTKYLVLLFLLIIIGCAIILYFVLNFKVQKTLEVKLQAQDQELFTYITKEQREHIHLTNKLFIKNNGYMSELKIKEIIYEEEQFKIIFDIKIDNIIKNNFLDKRAFFILKQQKILDILIAT